One Streptomyces sp. NBC_00102 DNA segment encodes these proteins:
- the topA gene encoding type I DNA topoisomerase codes for MSPTSETAEGGRRLVIVESPAKAKTIKGYLGPGYVVEASVGHIRDLPNGAAEVPDEYTGEVRRLGVDVEHDFQPVYVVNADKKAQVRKLKQLLAESDELFLATDEDREGEAIAWHLQEVLKPKVPVHRMVFHEITKDAIRAAVANPRELNQRMVDAQETRRILDRLYGYEVSPVLWKKVMPRLSAGRVQSVATRLVVERERERIAFRSASYWDLTGTFATGRTGDASDPSTLIARLSAVDGRRVAQGRDFGADGQLKAASGQVVHLDETNARALAAALADSAFAVRSVESKPYRRSPYAPFRTTTLQQEASRKLGFGAKATMQVAQKLYENGFITYMRTDSTTLSDTAINAARAQVTQLYGANYLPEKPRTYAAKVKNAQEAHEAIRPSGDRFRTPAETGLTGDQFRLYELIWKRTVASQMKDAVGNSVTVKIGGRASDGRDAEFSASGKTITFHGFMKAYVEGADDPNAELDDRERRLPQVAEGDALSAEEITADGHSTKPPARYTEASLVKELEEREIGRPSTYASIIGTILDRGYVFKKGTALVPSFLSFAVVNLLEKHFGRLVDYDFTARMEDDLDRIARGEAQSVPWLKRFYFGAGEDTAGAGAASDAGNGDGDHLGGLKELVTDLGAIDAREISSFPVGNDIKLRVGRYGPYIERGEKDSEGHQRADVPDDLAPDELTVEHAEELLAKPSGDFELGTDPVSGNQIIAKDGRYGPYVTEVLPEGTPTTGKNAVKPRTASLFKSMALDTVTLADALKLMSLPRVVGQDAEGVEITAQNGRYGPYLKKGTDSRSLTTEDQLFDITLDEALAIYAQPKQRGRAAAKPPLKELGTDPVSGSPVVVKDGRFGPYVTDGETNATLRTGDSVEEITPERGYELLAEKRAKGPVKKKTAAKKAPAKKATTAKKTTAAAKKTTAAAKKTTAAKKTTTAKKTTAAAKKTTTAKKATSSAASSSSSSTATTTED; via the coding sequence TTGTCCCCGACCAGCGAGACCGCAGAGGGCGGCCGCCGACTCGTCATCGTCGAGTCGCCTGCCAAGGCGAAGACGATCAAGGGCTATCTCGGCCCCGGATACGTCGTCGAGGCGAGCGTCGGGCACATCCGCGACCTCCCGAACGGCGCGGCCGAGGTCCCCGACGAGTACACCGGCGAGGTCCGGCGGCTCGGGGTCGACGTCGAACACGACTTCCAGCCCGTCTACGTGGTCAACGCGGACAAGAAGGCCCAGGTCAGGAAGCTCAAGCAGCTGCTGGCCGAGTCCGACGAACTCTTCCTCGCCACCGATGAGGACCGCGAGGGCGAAGCCATCGCGTGGCACCTGCAGGAAGTCCTGAAGCCCAAGGTCCCGGTCCACCGGATGGTCTTCCACGAGATCACCAAGGACGCGATCCGGGCCGCCGTCGCCAACCCGCGCGAGCTCAACCAGCGCATGGTCGACGCCCAGGAGACCCGCCGTATCCTCGACCGCCTCTACGGCTACGAGGTCTCGCCGGTCCTCTGGAAGAAGGTCATGCCCCGGTTGTCCGCGGGCCGTGTCCAGTCCGTCGCCACCCGGCTCGTCGTCGAGCGGGAGCGCGAGCGCATCGCCTTCCGTTCCGCCTCGTACTGGGACCTGACGGGCACGTTCGCCACCGGCCGTACCGGTGACGCCTCGGACCCGTCCACCCTGATCGCCCGTCTCAGCGCGGTCGACGGGCGCCGCGTCGCCCAGGGCCGCGACTTCGGTGCCGACGGGCAGCTGAAGGCCGCCTCCGGCCAGGTCGTGCACCTGGACGAGACGAACGCCCGCGCCCTGGCCGCCGCCCTCGCCGACTCCGCCTTCGCGGTCCGCTCGGTCGAGTCGAAGCCGTACCGCCGCTCGCCGTACGCCCCGTTCCGTACGACCACCCTCCAGCAGGAGGCGAGCCGCAAGCTGGGCTTCGGGGCCAAGGCCACCATGCAGGTCGCGCAGAAGCTGTACGAGAACGGCTTCATCACCTACATGCGTACGGACTCCACGACCCTCTCGGACACGGCGATCAACGCCGCCCGGGCGCAGGTCACCCAGCTCTACGGCGCCAACTACCTGCCGGAGAAGCCGCGCACCTACGCAGCCAAGGTCAAGAACGCGCAGGAGGCGCACGAGGCGATCCGCCCCTCCGGCGACCGCTTCCGCACCCCGGCCGAGACGGGTCTGACCGGCGACCAGTTCCGGCTGTACGAGCTGATCTGGAAGCGGACCGTCGCCTCCCAGATGAAGGACGCGGTCGGCAACTCCGTCACCGTCAAGATCGGTGGCCGGGCGAGCGACGGCCGGGACGCCGAGTTCTCCGCCTCCGGCAAGACGATCACCTTCCACGGCTTCATGAAGGCGTACGTCGAGGGCGCCGACGACCCGAACGCCGAGCTCGACGACCGCGAGCGCCGGCTGCCGCAGGTCGCCGAGGGCGACGCGCTCTCCGCCGAGGAGATCACCGCCGACGGCCACTCCACCAAGCCCCCGGCCCGCTACACCGAGGCCTCGCTGGTCAAGGAGCTCGAAGAGCGCGAGATCGGCCGGCCGTCGACGTACGCGTCGATCATCGGGACCATCCTCGACCGCGGCTACGTGTTCAAGAAGGGCACGGCGCTCGTCCCGTCGTTCCTCTCCTTCGCCGTCGTCAACCTGCTGGAGAAGCACTTCGGCCGGCTCGTCGACTACGACTTCACCGCGCGGATGGAGGACGACCTCGACCGCATCGCGCGGGGCGAAGCCCAGTCCGTGCCGTGGCTGAAGCGTTTCTACTTCGGAGCGGGCGAAGACACCGCCGGCGCGGGTGCGGCCTCCGACGCGGGCAACGGCGACGGCGACCACCTCGGCGGCCTGAAGGAGCTCGTCACCGACCTCGGCGCCATCGACGCCCGGGAGATCTCCTCGTTCCCCGTCGGCAACGACATCAAGCTCCGCGTCGGCCGGTACGGCCCGTACATCGAGCGCGGCGAGAAGGACTCCGAGGGCCACCAGCGCGCGGACGTCCCCGACGACCTGGCTCCGGACGAGCTCACCGTCGAGCACGCGGAAGAGCTGCTCGCCAAGCCGAGCGGCGACTTCGAACTGGGCACCGACCCCGTGTCCGGCAACCAGATCATCGCCAAGGACGGCCGGTACGGCCCGTACGTCACCGAGGTGCTGCCCGAGGGCACGCCGACGACCGGCAAGAACGCGGTGAAGCCGCGGACCGCCTCCCTCTTCAAGTCGATGGCGCTCGACACGGTGACGCTGGCCGACGCGCTCAAGCTGATGTCGCTGCCGCGCGTCGTCGGTCAGGACGCCGAGGGCGTCGAGATCACCGCGCAGAACGGCCGCTACGGCCCGTACCTGAAGAAGGGGACGGACTCGCGGTCGCTGACCACCGAGGACCAGCTCTTCGACATCACCCTCGACGAGGCCCTCGCCATCTACGCGCAGCCCAAGCAGCGCGGCCGGGCCGCCGCCAAGCCGCCGCTGAAGGAACTGGGCACCGACCCGGTCAGCGGTTCGCCGGTGGTCGTGAAGGACGGGCGCTTCGGCCCGTACGTCACCGACGGCGAGACCAACGCGACCCTGCGTACCGGCGACAGCGTCGAGGAGATCACGCCCGAGCGCGGGTACGAGCTGCTCGCCGAGAAGCGTGCCAAGGGACCCGTCAAGAAGAAGACGGCCGCGAAGAAGGCACCCGCCAAGAAGGCCACCACGGCGAAGAAGACCACCGCCGCGGCGAAGAAGACCACGGCCGCGGCCAAGAAGACCACCGCCGCGAAGAAGACCACGACGGCCAAGAAGACCACCGCCGCCGCGAAGAAGACCACGACGGCGAAGAAGGCGACGAGCTCGGCCGCCTCTTCCTCCTCTTCCTCCACGGCGACGACCACGGAGGACTGA
- the tmk gene encoding dTMP kinase: protein MTRAEQPTVVSPTSDTLAADSRERALRALLRIQPLKRLWSAQLVGGIGDALAFLVLVLLSLQAAVLEGSFGTGYRGAAFAVAAVSGVRILSTVLFGAVLLGPLTSLTSPGGVLDRRWLMIGVDGLRLALLVVAPLWIDWTPDNALLMILITVFLAGAGERLWAVAKESAAPALLPAPPIEGAAVRPLPDHLDALRRLSLRTDFLAVPAAAVVLLVATLVGNLLGAGLDWFSLHQAALASYVAAGLFSASISTLYFLELPGFPTPRPRSPLEGLRRKTTGADGAGDGKGRTGALPLIVAACAAVSGAIAAAAGAAVLHAADLGGGPATYALLVLGLTGGTALGIRTAAKVLPALSRRRLLALALAFTGVALLVLGLVPDTATGLMIALFAGWTAGIAAHTGHALIDQETEEPRRAKTTEHLQAVVRVAVALGGLAGPLLAAAFGRHRLVAGDFVFAHGGAAFALMLVGALLLPVAALVLAKTDDRAGVPLRRDLREALRGGDPAVAPAATGFFIALEGGDGAGKSTQVEALASWIRAKGHEVVVTREPGATPVGKRLRSILLDVSSAGLSNRAEALLYAADRAEHVDSVVRPALERGAVVISDRYIDSSVAYQGAGRDLSPVEIARISRWATSGLVPHLTVLLDVDPATARERFTEAPDRLESEPPEFHARVRSGFLTLAAADPVRYLVVDAGQEPAAITTVVRHRLDRVLPLSEAEIKAQEEARKAAEEEARRKAEEEAARKAEEERLERERQAQLAKLRAEEEERKQRELEEARQAEAERQAEEARQRAEELRLREEEDRRRREAEEEAREAEQERLRLQAAEEARLRKEAEALRLEKQRKAEEALVRAEAARRRAEEEAAERAAAEAAVRAKAEAAARAEAERVAAERAEAERVAAERAEAARKAEAERVEAERVEAERVARDPWTKSGSVGAGGAGDSAGEAGASGASGASGDELTVPTPLVNPNEVTQQVPKVRPTEGGPDSSAGGPDGSRGATGRAGAGGSAENDETTVLPAYRERAAEADETTVLPAYRPDAPADRVPRGIFRDEDPAPSAAESETERTRELPQISGDPATDRAAYERSGRARRPRPDWAEETPLDDLPTLADELLGGHDEDDDQDGFGKGRRRPRR from the coding sequence ATGACGCGAGCCGAGCAGCCAACGGTCGTGAGCCCCACCTCCGACACTCTTGCCGCAGACTCACGCGAGCGCGCCCTACGGGCTCTGTTGCGCATCCAGCCGTTGAAGCGGTTGTGGAGCGCCCAGCTCGTCGGCGGGATCGGCGATGCACTCGCCTTCCTCGTGCTGGTGCTGCTGTCGCTGCAAGCAGCGGTCTTGGAGGGCTCATTCGGCACCGGATACCGCGGGGCGGCCTTCGCCGTCGCCGCCGTCTCCGGTGTCCGGATCCTTTCCACCGTGCTCTTCGGAGCCGTACTCCTGGGGCCGTTGACCTCGCTCACGTCACCGGGCGGGGTACTGGACCGGCGATGGCTGATGATCGGCGTCGACGGGCTGCGGCTCGCGCTGCTGGTCGTCGCGCCGCTCTGGATCGACTGGACACCGGACAACGCGCTCCTGATGATCCTGATCACCGTCTTCCTGGCCGGAGCCGGTGAGCGCCTCTGGGCGGTGGCCAAGGAGAGCGCGGCCCCCGCGCTGCTGCCTGCCCCGCCGATCGAGGGCGCGGCGGTGCGCCCGCTCCCCGACCACCTCGACGCGCTGCGCCGGCTCTCCCTGCGCACGGACTTCCTCGCGGTGCCCGCCGCCGCGGTGGTCCTGCTGGTGGCCACCCTGGTCGGCAACCTCCTGGGCGCGGGCCTCGACTGGTTCTCGCTGCACCAGGCGGCCCTGGCCTCGTACGTCGCGGCCGGGCTGTTCTCCGCGTCCATCTCGACCCTCTACTTCCTCGAACTGCCGGGCTTCCCCACCCCCCGGCCGCGCTCCCCGCTGGAGGGACTGCGCCGGAAGACCACCGGGGCGGACGGGGCCGGTGACGGCAAGGGCCGTACCGGTGCCCTCCCGCTGATCGTCGCCGCCTGCGCGGCGGTCTCCGGAGCGATCGCCGCGGCCGCCGGTGCCGCCGTGCTCCACGCGGCGGACCTGGGCGGCGGACCCGCCACGTACGCGCTGCTGGTCCTCGGACTGACCGGCGGCACCGCGCTCGGCATCCGTACCGCCGCCAAGGTGCTGCCCGCGCTGTCGCGGCGCCGGCTGCTCGCCCTCGCGCTCGCCTTCACCGGCGTGGCGCTGCTGGTGCTCGGCCTGGTGCCGGACACCGCGACCGGTCTGATGATCGCTCTGTTCGCCGGCTGGACCGCAGGGATCGCCGCGCACACCGGCCATGCCCTGATCGACCAGGAGACCGAGGAGCCGCGGCGGGCGAAGACCACCGAGCACCTCCAGGCGGTCGTCCGGGTGGCCGTCGCGCTCGGCGGTCTCGCGGGCCCGCTGCTGGCCGCCGCGTTCGGCCGGCACCGCCTCGTCGCCGGCGACTTCGTCTTCGCCCACGGCGGCGCCGCCTTCGCCCTGATGCTCGTCGGCGCCCTGCTGCTGCCCGTCGCCGCGCTCGTCCTCGCCAAGACGGACGACCGCGCGGGCGTACCGCTCCGGCGCGACCTGCGGGAGGCTCTGCGCGGCGGCGACCCGGCCGTCGCGCCCGCCGCCACCGGCTTCTTCATCGCCCTGGAGGGCGGCGACGGCGCCGGGAAGTCCACCCAGGTCGAGGCGCTCGCCTCGTGGATCCGGGCCAAGGGCCACGAGGTCGTGGTGACCCGCGAACCGGGGGCCACCCCGGTCGGCAAGCGGCTCCGCTCGATCCTCCTCGACGTCTCGTCCGCGGGGCTCTCCAACCGCGCCGAGGCCCTGCTGTACGCCGCCGACCGCGCCGAACACGTCGACTCCGTCGTGCGCCCGGCCCTGGAACGCGGCGCGGTCGTCATCTCCGACCGTTACATCGACTCCTCCGTCGCCTATCAGGGCGCGGGCAGGGACCTTTCGCCGGTGGAGATCGCCCGTATCTCGCGCTGGGCGACCTCCGGCCTCGTACCGCACCTGACGGTGCTGCTGGACGTCGACCCGGCCACCGCGCGGGAGCGGTTCACCGAGGCGCCGGACCGGCTGGAGTCCGAGCCGCCGGAGTTCCACGCCCGGGTGCGTTCCGGCTTCCTGACCCTCGCGGCGGCCGACCCGGTCCGCTACCTCGTCGTGGACGCGGGCCAGGAGCCCGCGGCCATCACCACCGTCGTACGCCACCGGCTCGACCGGGTCCTGCCCCTCTCCGAGGCCGAGATCAAGGCCCAGGAAGAGGCGCGCAAGGCGGCCGAGGAGGAGGCCCGGCGCAAGGCGGAGGAAGAGGCCGCCCGCAAGGCCGAGGAGGAGCGGCTGGAGCGCGAGCGCCAGGCGCAGCTCGCCAAGCTCCGCGCCGAGGAGGAGGAGCGCAAGCAGCGCGAGCTGGAGGAGGCCCGGCAGGCCGAGGCCGAGCGGCAGGCCGAGGAGGCCCGGCAACGCGCCGAGGAGCTCCGCCTCCGCGAGGAGGAGGACCGCCGGCGCCGTGAGGCCGAGGAGGAGGCGCGCGAGGCCGAGCAGGAGCGGCTGCGCCTCCAGGCCGCCGAGGAGGCCCGTCTCCGCAAGGAGGCCGAGGCGCTCCGGCTGGAGAAGCAGCGCAAGGCCGAGGAGGCCCTGGTCCGCGCGGAGGCTGCCCGCCGCCGTGCCGAGGAGGAGGCCGCCGAGCGTGCGGCGGCCGAGGCCGCTGTCCGGGCGAAGGCCGAGGCCGCGGCCCGTGCCGAGGCGGAGCGGGTGGCCGCGGAGCGCGCTGAGGCCGAGCGGGTCGCGGCCGAGCGCGCGGAGGCGGCCCGCAAGGCGGAAGCCGAGCGTGTGGAGGCCGAGCGTGTGGAGGCCGAGCGTGTGGCCCGGGACCCGTGGACGAAGTCGGGGTCGGTGGGTGCGGGCGGTGCCGGCGATTCGGCCGGTGAGGCTGGTGCTTCCGGTGCTTCCGGCGCCTCCGGCGACGAGCTGACGGTGCCGACGCCGCTGGTGAACCCGAACGAGGTCACTCAGCAGGTCCCGAAGGTGCGGCCGACGGAGGGCGGGCCGGACTCGTCCGCCGGTGGTCCCGACGGATCGCGTGGTGCGACGGGCCGTGCCGGGGCCGGTGGTTCCGCGGAGAACGACGAGACCACCGTGCTCCCCGCGTACCGCGAGCGGGCCGCCGAGGCGGACGAGACGACGGTTCTTCCGGCGTACCGCCCCGACGCTCCGGCCGACCGTGTTCCCCGGGGCATCTTCCGGGACGAGGACCCGGCGCCCTCCGCCGCGGAGAGCGAGACCGAGCGGACCCGCGAGCTGCCGCAGATCAGCGGCGATCCGGCGACCGACCGGGCCGCGTACGAGCGGTCGGGCCGTGCGCGCAGGCCGCGTCCGGACTGGGCCGAGGAGACCCCGCTGGACGATCTTCCGACCCTCGCCGACGAACTGCTCGGCGGGCACGACGAGGACGACGACCAGGACGGCTTCGGCAAGGGACGGCGGCGCCCGCGCCGCTGA
- a CDS encoding small secreted protein, whose product MNKKLAAALSGGAVLVLALAGCSDDSNDEVDDWAKKVCDQIHPQLQKIADANAAIQEQTADNSQPADVQRTDSAAFQQISEAYKALGSAVDSAGAPPVDDGEATQQEAVKGLNASSEAYAQLKTKVDALDTEDQAKFADGLADIADELKNISGSGADALNKLQSGEVGNAMAKQDSCKSPSASASPGSGAPASSAKAS is encoded by the coding sequence GTGAACAAGAAGCTTGCGGCCGCACTGTCCGGCGGTGCGGTACTCGTACTGGCGCTGGCGGGTTGCAGCGACGACAGCAACGACGAGGTCGACGACTGGGCCAAGAAGGTGTGCGACCAGATCCATCCGCAGCTGCAGAAGATCGCGGACGCCAACGCCGCCATCCAGGAGCAGACCGCGGACAACAGCCAGCCCGCCGACGTGCAGCGGACCGACTCGGCCGCCTTCCAGCAGATCTCGGAGGCGTACAAGGCGCTCGGCTCGGCCGTGGACTCGGCCGGCGCCCCGCCCGTCGACGACGGTGAGGCCACTCAGCAGGAGGCGGTGAAGGGGCTCAACGCCTCTTCCGAGGCGTACGCGCAGCTCAAGACCAAGGTGGACGCGCTCGACACCGAGGACCAGGCGAAGTTCGCCGACGGTCTCGCGGACATCGCGGACGAGCTGAAGAACATCAGCGGCAGCGGCGCCGACGCGTTGAACAAGCTGCAGTCCGGCGAGGTCGGGAACGCGATGGCCAAGCAGGACAGCTGCAAGAGCCCCTCGGCCTCCGCCTCCCCCGGATCGGGCGCCCCGGCCTCCTCGGCCAAGGCCTCGTAG
- a CDS encoding STAS domain-containing protein — protein sequence MDLSLSTRNVSGPGGDRTVVEVGGEIDVYTAPKLREQLVELVNDGSYHLVVDMEGVDFLDSTGLGVLVGGLKRVRAHEGSLRLVCNQERILKIFRITGLTKVFPIHTTVDEAVAATD from the coding sequence GTGGACCTGTCCCTGTCGACTCGCAATGTGTCCGGCCCTGGTGGCGACCGTACGGTCGTCGAGGTCGGTGGCGAGATTGATGTGTATACCGCGCCCAAGCTGCGCGAGCAGTTGGTCGAGTTGGTGAATGACGGCAGTTACCACCTGGTCGTCGACATGGAGGGCGTCGACTTCCTCGACTCCACCGGTCTCGGCGTGCTGGTGGGTGGCCTGAAGCGTGTCCGGGCCCATGAGGGCTCTCTGCGCCTGGTCTGCAACCAGGAGCGCATTCTCAAGATCTTCCGGATCACGGGCCTGACCAAGGTGTTTCCGATTCACACCACGGTCGACGAGGCCGTCGCCGCGACCGACTGA
- a CDS encoding ATP-binding protein, with product MATVELRFSAQPEHVRTARLVAAAVARRAGVDEAVLDEVRLAVGEACSRAVGLHHAHGIDTPVAVVLTDEEKSFSIEVGDDVPGPGNDAAGAVPGARQASPVVPVGLDDPEPEPDGEGEDEMGLAVIKGLVDDVEVRSGANGGVIRMTWPTAPAVVFP from the coding sequence ATGGCCACCGTTGAACTCCGCTTCAGCGCACAGCCTGAACATGTCCGGACGGCCCGCCTGGTGGCAGCCGCTGTGGCACGCCGGGCCGGCGTCGACGAAGCGGTGCTCGACGAGGTCAGGCTCGCGGTGGGCGAGGCGTGCAGCCGGGCGGTCGGGCTGCACCACGCTCATGGCATCGACACCCCGGTGGCCGTGGTGCTGACGGACGAGGAGAAGTCGTTCTCCATCGAGGTCGGCGACGACGTGCCGGGTCCGGGAAACGATGCCGCAGGTGCCGTTCCCGGCGCTCGCCAGGCCTCGCCGGTCGTACCGGTGGGACTCGACGACCCGGAGCCCGAGCCCGACGGTGAGGGTGAGGACGAGATGGGCCTCGCCGTCATCAAGGGCCTGGTCGACGACGTGGAGGTCCGCTCGGGGGCGAATGGCGGCGTGATCCGTATGACGTGGCCGACCGCACCCGCCGTGGTCTTTCCCTGA
- a CDS encoding class I SAM-dependent methyltransferase, translated as MLAAAFTADGLLELLGAPAYAALARAETVPALRATRGDTALDTLVRLFLLQRPVPADRAEAALPLALCLADGWVREADGEVRATVDVRPYGGPEGEDWFIVSDLGCAVGGAGGIGSHEEGVVLGVGGASTTLAGITVRTPVASALDLGTGSGIQALHAAQHATRVTATDLNPRALDFTRLTLALSGAAPADLREGSLFEPVADETYDLIVSNPPFVISPGARLTYRDGGMGGDDLCRTLVQQSGARLNEGGYAQFLANWQHVEGEEWQDRLRSWVPAGCDAWIVQREVRDVTQYAELWLRDSGDHRSDPAEYTSRYEAWLDEFEKHGTTAVGFGWITVRKSAAAAAGKPSIVVEEWPHSIEQPLGPAVLAHFDRQDYLRAQDDASLLAGHFVLAEEVVQEQVGLPGAEDPEHVVLRQHRGMRRATKVDSVGAGFAGVCDGSLPAGRILDAIAQLMGEDPVLLRDRTPQAIRLLVEEGFLEPVVPGAGGAGRSV; from the coding sequence CTGCTCGCTGCCGCGTTCACGGCGGACGGACTCCTGGAACTGCTCGGGGCCCCGGCCTACGCGGCCCTCGCGCGCGCCGAGACGGTTCCCGCGCTGCGCGCCACCCGGGGCGACACGGCCCTCGACACGCTGGTGCGGCTTTTCCTCCTTCAGCGGCCGGTCCCGGCGGACCGGGCGGAAGCAGCCCTTCCGCTCGCCCTCTGCCTGGCGGACGGCTGGGTGCGCGAGGCGGACGGGGAAGTGCGGGCGACCGTCGACGTCCGCCCGTACGGCGGCCCCGAGGGGGAGGACTGGTTCATCGTCTCCGACCTCGGCTGTGCCGTCGGTGGCGCGGGCGGTATCGGATCGCACGAGGAAGGGGTCGTCCTCGGCGTCGGCGGCGCGTCCACCACGCTCGCCGGGATCACGGTCCGTACCCCGGTGGCCTCCGCTCTCGACCTGGGTACGGGCTCAGGTATCCAGGCGCTCCACGCGGCGCAGCACGCCACGCGCGTCACCGCCACCGACCTCAATCCGCGTGCCCTGGACTTCACGAGGCTCACGCTCGCTCTCTCCGGCGCCGCCCCGGCCGATCTGCGGGAGGGCTCCCTCTTCGAGCCGGTCGCCGACGAGACCTACGACCTGATTGTCTCGAATCCGCCGTTCGTCATCTCTCCCGGTGCCCGCCTGACGTACCGCGACGGCGGCATGGGCGGCGACGATCTCTGCCGCACCCTGGTCCAGCAGTCGGGCGCCCGGCTGAACGAAGGCGGGTACGCCCAGTTCCTCGCCAACTGGCAGCACGTGGAGGGCGAGGAATGGCAGGACCGGCTCCGTTCCTGGGTGCCGGCCGGTTGCGACGCCTGGATCGTGCAGCGCGAGGTGCGGGACGTCACGCAGTACGCCGAGCTGTGGCTGCGCGACAGCGGCGACCACCGTTCCGACCCGGCCGAGTACACCTCCCGGTACGAAGCCTGGCTCGACGAGTTCGAGAAGCACGGGACCACCGCGGTCGGATTTGGCTGGATCACGGTTCGTAAATCCGCCGCGGCCGCGGCCGGGAAGCCGTCGATCGTCGTGGAGGAGTGGCCGCACTCGATCGAGCAGCCCCTCGGCCCGGCCGTCCTCGCGCACTTCGACCGCCAGGACTATCTGCGAGCCCAGGACGATGCCTCGCTGCTCGCGGGCCATTTCGTGCTCGCCGAGGAAGTCGTCCAGGAGCAGGTCGGGCTGCCGGGCGCCGAGGACCCCGAGCACGTGGTGCTCCGGCAGCACCGCGGCATGCGCCGGGCCACCAAGGTCGACTCGGTGGGCGCCGGGTTCGCGGGCGTCTGCGACGGTTCGCTGCCGGCCGGCCGCATCCTCGACGCCATCGCCCAGCTGATGGGCGAGGACCCGGTGCTGCTGCGGGACCGTACGCCCCAGGCGATCCGGCTCCTGGTCGAGGAGGGCTTCCTGGAACCGGTGGTTCCGGGAGCGGGCGGGGCCGGGCGCTCGGTCTGA
- a CDS encoding DNA polymerase III subunit delta' — MSVWDDLVGQDRVQEQLSAAARDADILVTATAQGEPVPPGSKMTHAWLFTGPPGSGGPTAARAFAAALQCTSPDRAMGGAPGCGFCDGCHTSLIGTHADVEVIRTDLLSIGVKETRDLVRRAQLSPAVGRWQVIVMEDADRLTEGAGNVLLKAVEEPAPRTVWLLCAPSLEDVLPTIRSRCRHLTLGTPPVEAVADVLIRRDGVDPERAHSAARATQGHIGRARRLATDERARARRAAVLKVPLRVADVGGCLKAAQELVDTAAEDAKQVAEEVDAKETEEMKAALGAAAGGRMPRGTAGVMKELEDKQKRRKTRTQRDSLDLALTDLTGFYRDVLALQMGSRIALANTDVQDALERIAESSGPAQTLRRIEAVIACRHALDRNVAPLLAVEAMTMALRAG; from the coding sequence ATGTCCGTATGGGACGACCTGGTCGGTCAGGACCGGGTGCAGGAGCAGCTCTCGGCTGCCGCCCGTGACGCCGACATCCTGGTCACCGCGACGGCGCAGGGCGAGCCGGTGCCTCCGGGCTCCAAGATGACGCACGCCTGGCTGTTCACCGGGCCGCCCGGGTCCGGCGGGCCCACCGCCGCCCGGGCCTTCGCCGCCGCCCTCCAGTGCACCAGCCCCGACCGGGCCATGGGCGGCGCCCCGGGCTGCGGATTCTGCGACGGCTGCCACACCAGCCTCATCGGCACCCACGCCGACGTCGAGGTCATCCGTACGGACCTGCTCTCCATCGGTGTGAAGGAGACCCGTGACCTGGTGCGCCGCGCCCAGCTCTCACCGGCCGTGGGCCGCTGGCAGGTCATCGTCATGGAGGACGCCGACCGCCTGACCGAGGGCGCCGGGAACGTCCTGCTCAAGGCGGTGGAGGAGCCCGCCCCGCGTACGGTGTGGCTGCTCTGCGCGCCCTCGCTGGAGGACGTGCTGCCCACGATCCGTTCCCGCTGCCGCCACCTCACGCTGGGCACGCCCCCGGTGGAGGCGGTGGCGGACGTTCTCATCCGCCGCGACGGTGTCGACCCCGAGCGCGCCCACTCCGCGGCCCGGGCCACCCAGGGGCACATCGGACGCGCCCGCCGGCTGGCGACGGACGAGCGGGCGCGGGCCCGCCGGGCCGCCGTGCTCAAGGTCCCGCTGCGCGTCGCGGACGTGGGCGGCTGCCTCAAGGCGGCGCAGGAGCTGGTCGACACGGCCGCCGAGGACGCCAAGCAGGTCGCCGAAGAGGTCGACGCCAAGGAGACCGAGGAGATGAAGGCGGCGCTCGGCGCGGCCGCGGGCGGCCGGATGCCGCGTGGCACGGCGGGCGTGATGAAGGAGCTGGAGGACAAGCAGAAGCGACGCAAGACGCGTACCCAGCGCGACAGCCTCGATCTCGCCCTCACCGACCTCACCGGTTTCTACCGCGATGTGCTGGCCCTCCAGATGGGCTCGCGGATCGCCCTCGCCAACACCGACGTGCAGGACGCGCTGGAGCGGATCGCGGAGTCGTCCGGGCCGGCGCAGACCCTTCGCCGTATCGAGGCGGTCATCGCCTGCCGCCACGCGCTCGACCGGAACGTCGCGCCGCTGCTGGCGGTGGAGGCGATGACGATGGCGTTGCGCGCGGGCTGA